Proteins from a genomic interval of Halorussus rarus:
- a CDS encoding winged helix-turn-helix transcriptional regulator, translating to MNATRRAIADHVRANPGVHFNAVVRGLDVAPGQVQYHLRRLRDEGEVVADEVQGRTHLYPPAYGDWERSALAMFRRETARDVLAHLLDAGETTPAALADELDLARSTVEWHLDNLTDYDLVEKRREGNRVFLEPARPAATADLLGEITPSLPERLVDRFANLVDGLVEEG from the coding sequence ATGAACGCGACGCGCCGCGCCATCGCCGACCACGTCCGGGCGAACCCGGGCGTCCACTTCAACGCGGTGGTCCGGGGGCTCGACGTCGCGCCGGGCCAGGTCCAGTACCACCTCCGGCGGCTCCGCGACGAGGGCGAGGTCGTGGCCGACGAGGTCCAGGGCCGGACCCACCTCTACCCGCCGGCGTACGGCGACTGGGAGCGGTCGGCGCTCGCGATGTTCCGGCGCGAGACCGCGCGCGACGTGCTGGCCCACCTGCTCGACGCGGGCGAGACTACCCCCGCCGCGCTCGCCGACGAACTGGACCTCGCCCGGAGCACGGTCGAGTGGCACCTCGACAACCTGACCGACTACGACCTGGTCGAGAAGCGCCGGGAGGGCAACCGGGTCTTCCTCGAACCAGCCCGACCGGCGGCCACCGCCGACCTCCTCGGCGAGATAACCCCGTCGCTACCCGAGCGGCTGGTCGACCGGTTCGCGAACCTGGTCGACGGACTCGTCGAGGAGGGATGA
- a CDS encoding TrkH family potassium uptake protein, which yields MVNLRVDWRASVALVGTVMKWLAVAMVFPLALAAFYGEGLVTFLAAMTVAVAAGWSLERLDDDPDLGAREGFLMVGLTWLAVSVVGALPYVIAGQGTIAHPVNALFESMSGFTTTGATVMGDIGFDTHSRALMMWRQQTQWLGGMGIVVLAVAILPELSVGGAQLMDAEAPGPGIQKLTPRIAETARALWKAYLGITALEVVLLIGLNAVGVAPNVTVYQAVAHGFTTMATGGFSPAARSIEYFSAAVQWLIVPFMVAAGTNFALFWHALNGEPEAFGEDTEFRFYVGVLAVFTGLTAVLLFTGGTLQPTRVGPLSGNLEQSVRHAVFQVVSLVTTTGYASMDFAQWGRPAQYVLFVALFVGGSAGSTGGAVKIVRWLVILKSLKRELFTTVHPEAVRPVRLGGRALDERAIRGIYAFTLLYLVIFFAATTLVYVDAARVGLDLIALDAMSAVAATLGNVGPGFGIVGPMENYRPFPNSTKLFMVFLMWIGRLEILPVLVLLTPAYWQS from the coding sequence ATGGTGAATCTCAGGGTCGACTGGCGGGCCAGCGTGGCGCTCGTCGGCACGGTGATGAAGTGGCTGGCGGTAGCGATGGTGTTCCCGCTCGCGCTGGCGGCGTTCTACGGCGAGGGGCTGGTCACGTTCCTCGCTGCGATGACCGTCGCGGTCGCGGCGGGCTGGAGCCTCGAACGACTGGACGACGACCCCGACCTCGGCGCCCGCGAGGGGTTCCTGATGGTGGGGCTGACGTGGCTCGCGGTCTCGGTGGTCGGCGCGCTCCCCTACGTCATCGCCGGCCAGGGGACGATCGCCCACCCCGTCAACGCCCTGTTCGAGTCGATGAGCGGGTTCACGACCACGGGCGCGACCGTGATGGGCGACATCGGCTTCGACACCCATTCGCGGGCGCTGATGATGTGGCGCCAGCAGACCCAGTGGCTCGGCGGGATGGGCATCGTGGTGCTGGCGGTCGCCATCCTGCCGGAGCTGTCGGTCGGCGGCGCTCAGCTGATGGACGCCGAGGCGCCCGGTCCGGGCATCCAGAAGCTCACGCCCCGGATCGCCGAGACCGCCCGCGCGCTCTGGAAGGCGTACCTCGGCATCACCGCATTGGAGGTCGTCCTGCTGATCGGTCTCAACGCCGTCGGCGTCGCCCCGAACGTGACCGTCTACCAGGCGGTCGCCCACGGATTCACCACGATGGCGACCGGCGGCTTCTCGCCCGCGGCCCGAAGCATCGAGTACTTCTCGGCCGCGGTCCAGTGGCTCATCGTCCCGTTCATGGTAGCGGCCGGCACCAACTTCGCGCTGTTCTGGCACGCGCTCAACGGCGAGCCCGAGGCGTTCGGCGAGGACACCGAGTTCCGGTTCTACGTCGGCGTGCTGGCGGTGTTCACCGGACTGACCGCGGTCCTGCTGTTCACCGGTGGTACCCTCCAGCCGACCCGGGTCGGTCCACTCTCCGGGAACCTCGAGCAGTCGGTCCGCCACGCGGTCTTCCAGGTCGTCTCGCTCGTGACGACCACGGGGTACGCCAGCATGGACTTCGCGCAGTGGGGCCGCCCGGCCCAGTACGTGCTGTTCGTGGCGCTGTTCGTCGGCGGGTCGGCCGGGTCGACCGGCGGGGCGGTCAAGATCGTGCGGTGGCTCGTCATCCTCAAGTCGCTCAAGCGCGAGTTGTTCACCACGGTCCACCCCGAGGCGGTCCGTCCGGTCCGGCTCGGCGGCCGCGCGCTCGACGAGCGCGCGATTCGGGGCATCTACGCGTTCACCCTGCTCTACCTGGTCATCTTCTTCGCCGCGACCACGCTGGTGTACGTCGACGCCGCCCGCGTCGGACTGGACCTCATCGCGCTCGACGCGATGAGCGCGGTGGCCGCCACGCTCGGCAACGTCGGGCCGGGGTTCGGCATCGTCGGGCCGATGGAGAACTACCGGCCGTTCCCGAACAGCACGAAGCTGTTCATGGTGTTCCTGATGTGGATCGGCCGGCTCGAGATCCTTCCGGTGCTGGTGCTGCTGACGCCGGCGTACTGGCAGTCGTAG
- the trkA gene encoding Trk system potassium transporter TrkA: MRVIIVGAGEVGSSIAASLADAHEVVVVDTDPERVDTLTYSLDVLAIEGDGTSLATLREAGIGDADMIIASTDDDETNLVTCGTAKTVDDPFTIARVKNVDYLETWQHAADRRAFGVDFMVCTNLLTAEDIVRVVGLPAARDVDPFAGGTVQMAEFAVGDGSPVADQTVREADRFDSLTFAALLRNGDVEIARGESRIRAGDKVVVIGSPESVQAFAREVAPAETPSGSEDLVIIGGSEIGYHTARELEERGLHPRLIERDPDRARELAEKLPDTVVMESDATDAEFLAREHVDEADAVVTTLESDEKNLLVSVLAKRLGADRTVAVVETAEYVDLFETVGVDVAVNPREVTAEEITRFTRELHTEKVALIEDDKAEVLEIEVDGDSVLIDRPIREAVADLPDGFVIGAITREGRFIVPRGDTVIEPGDHVVAFAERDALEAISDRL; this comes from the coding sequence ATGCGCGTAATCATCGTCGGGGCGGGTGAGGTCGGGTCGTCCATCGCGGCCAGCCTCGCGGACGCCCACGAGGTGGTCGTGGTGGACACCGACCCGGAGCGCGTGGACACGCTGACCTACTCGCTCGACGTGCTCGCCATCGAGGGCGACGGCACGTCGCTCGCGACGCTCCGGGAGGCGGGCATCGGCGACGCGGACATGATAATCGCCAGCACCGACGACGACGAGACCAACCTGGTGACCTGCGGCACCGCCAAGACCGTCGACGACCCGTTCACCATCGCCCGGGTCAAGAACGTCGACTACCTCGAGACCTGGCAGCACGCCGCCGACCGGCGGGCGTTCGGCGTCGACTTCATGGTCTGCACGAACCTGCTCACCGCCGAAGACATCGTTCGCGTCGTCGGCCTCCCGGCGGCCCGCGACGTCGACCCGTTCGCGGGCGGGACGGTCCAGATGGCGGAGTTCGCCGTCGGCGATGGGAGCCCGGTCGCCGACCAGACCGTCCGGGAGGCCGACCGGTTCGACTCGCTGACGTTCGCGGCGCTGCTCCGGAACGGCGACGTCGAGATCGCCCGCGGGGAGTCCCGCATCCGGGCGGGCGACAAGGTGGTCGTCATCGGCAGCCCCGAGAGCGTCCAGGCGTTCGCCCGCGAGGTCGCGCCCGCCGAGACGCCGTCGGGCAGCGAGGACCTCGTCATCATCGGCGGCAGCGAGATCGGCTACCACACCGCACGGGAGCTCGAGGAGCGGGGGCTCCACCCCCGACTCATCGAGCGCGACCCCGACCGCGCCCGGGAACTGGCCGAGAAGCTGCCCGACACCGTGGTGATGGAGAGCGACGCGACCGACGCCGAGTTCCTCGCGCGCGAGCACGTCGACGAGGCCGACGCCGTGGTCACGACGCTCGAGAGCGACGAGAAGAACCTGCTGGTGTCGGTACTCGCCAAGCGACTCGGCGCCGACAGGACCGTGGCGGTCGTCGAGACCGCCGAGTACGTCGACCTCTTCGAGACCGTCGGCGTCGACGTGGCGGTCAACCCCCGCGAGGTCACCGCCGAGGAGATCACCCGGTTCACCCGCGAGCTCCACACCGAGAAGGTCGCGCTTATCGAGGACGACAAGGCCGAAGTGCTCGAGATCGAGGTCGACGGCGACAGCGTCCTCATCGACCGGCCCATCCGGGAGGCGGTCGCGGACCTGCCCGACGGGTTCGTCATCGGCGCCATCACCCGCGAGGGCCGGTTCATCGTCCCGCGGGGCGACACCGTGATCGAGCCGGGCGACCACGTCGTCGCGTTCGCGGAGCGCGACGCCCTGGAGGCCATCAGCGACCGACTGTAG
- a CDS encoding DUF7471 family protein yields the protein MQPTLSRLVVLHGGPVASPDPTFVALLALAGLGSAVVLGLALAALVRRRSRSYLLVTLALATLLARTGVAVLSLTGSVAAGSHHLLEHGLDAAMAALVVAAVYDARSARKAASDRTESRVRSDGGRTRERETEVDREGRR from the coding sequence ATGCAACCGACGCTGTCGCGACTGGTCGTCCTCCACGGCGGGCCGGTCGCGAGCCCCGACCCGACCTTCGTCGCGCTGCTCGCGCTGGCAGGTCTGGGCTCCGCGGTCGTGCTCGGCCTCGCGCTCGCCGCGCTGGTCCGGCGGCGCTCGCGGTCGTACCTGCTGGTGACGCTGGCGCTGGCGACCCTGCTGGCCCGGACCGGGGTGGCGGTGCTGTCGCTCACCGGGTCGGTCGCCGCCGGGTCCCACCACCTGCTCGAACACGGCCTCGACGCGGCGATGGCCGCGCTGGTCGTCGCGGCCGTCTACGACGCCCGCTCGGCCCGGAAGGCGGCGAGCGACCGGACGGAGTCGCGCGTCCGGAGCGACGGCGGGCGCACGCGAGAACGCGAAACCGAGGTCGACCGGGAGGGCCGGCGATGA